Within Montipora foliosa isolate CH-2021 chromosome 3, ASM3666993v2, whole genome shotgun sequence, the genomic segment TTCTTCATGTGAAGATCCATTTCTTAATACCTATACATGAAAAGCAAGATATTCCATCTTATTATATGGCACACTCACTGTTTACTAAACAGTATGGGAGTGTTAAAGATTTTTTATGTTCTAAAAGGAGAATCAGgttttttattaaaacttaaTACTTCAAGCTTCAAGCAAATGTATCTTGGGCGACAAACATGAAGGTCAAGAACACTGTGTTTTAAAACAGATCTTGGGCACTTCTATGGTCATGTCAatccaagaagaagaagaagaagaagaatgttCAATTCTtttaaaggggggggggggggggggggggtaggcaCATACTTGCACCTCTCTGATTTTTGGTAGGTGAGAAAAAGCTGGAGAAATTCCCTCACAACATGGTTGGGGAGACAGCACAAGCACTGTGACCTTGTTGGCAACTGAGCCAATTAAATTTTAATGCTGTCCACATTGGTGAGAGAGAATCCACTAATCCATCCCTGCTCTACGACAACCCTACACATGACAGGCAATGTATTTTTAGATTGTCATCCACCGGGGTATTAACCCAGCTTGTCCAACATGACCTCATTTGGGCGgaaaggacgataagccggaggtcccgtctcacaacccttcaatgtttataatcctgtggcacgtaaaagaacccacacacatGTAGGGCACAtacatgtagttcccggtgttgtggtctgtcttctgttgtgtatcatgattggcagggtaaaaaaggggcaaCAGTAATTGAcacaagctgttgtggcgctctgccagcttgactggcaaagttattAAAATAACCATACAAGCATTCTCTGGTTGGTCCCTCCCTATTCAAGTGTTACGCGAACAGCCTTTTAAACTTGAAGAAACCATTTTAAATATATGTAGTGTAAAAATGACAGCAAACCTCCAACTCCAGATTAAAGTATGTCTGCATCACAGAGACTAACACATCCATAAATGAATCATCCAAATAAATAGCCTTTCTGACTCTGTCACTCTTGGAAGTTAAATTGCCAAGAATAAAACAAACCCGAACCACCAACTCCTACAAAAAATGTTGCAcacacttcaaataaaaatcaATGTCACAGTGTTACCATATATTCAAGCAAATAGGTGCGAGTTCAACCTTTGTGGAGGATGCAGAGGTAAGGTTAATATAGCTGataaatttattcaaacaaCATGGATCGAATAACGAAGATGATGACATCGACATGGAACACATTAATAATTTCATGCACTTAACCCGTTAATCGTAACTAGCACAAAATCCTCACATCTGATTAGTCTGTGTTCTCCTATTTGTCctgtaatagacctttttcgcttgaacattttgttttcccaatacagatcatgtgataatactcaggagctttggtcctttgttttgttcattaaaaagagtgcatacAAGCGTaaatatgtctgcatgcactctttttaacgaacaaaacaaaggacccaACCAAATCATGTTGGGGTCCAATTACAAGTAtccaatttgaacaactccaaattggatacctgtaattggacacctATGCCATTCGCGCGTCAATCACATGCACTTGGATGGGGTGTTTCTTGCTGTTTTTCTACTAAttgcaaaaacaaattgaatataCATTTTGCTATAGTTACGATAATTAGCAATAGGACTTCGTGTCATACAATTCAGGAGTAATTGAGCTCATAATTTCAAATTGGCTTAGTGCGATTTTGAAATTACTCACCCCATTACTCCCTTCATCACAATTATgatactgaatgctgattggctgagacagaggaaatttttttcttaaccACAAGacagggcacttttggtaatcaagagggcatgattacttgatcctgtgattggttaacagCAACTGTTGCTTATACAGAGCAAGCTAAttaagttacaagagaatcttcttccagattctgactctgatgAAACTGCCTTGTTTTTTCatgtataaaatacattttaagccCTATTTCAGATCTGTTAAATGCaacaatttattgaattgaCCTCTAACCGAATGAAGGCATACCTTATTAAGTTGATTGTCACTTGTGGCAGCATTAGTGGACAGGCTtctctcaataattttgccccttatatgataaacatgtaatcgcaatgtgccctcaTGTAATTAAGgattaaattaatttcatgtatattttcaattttccaaattgcccttgtCGTGAATGCGATTAGTCACATACaaattgtactccactcagaCCTATTCATATTACTAATAAAATTATCTAGGAGTGAGAGTTAACagatattattaaattttcaacctggGATAATGTATTTCTCATTTTCTAATTGGTTCACTCAAGTTCATgaatataccttagtttgaccatgtatggtaaatgattgtgcttagcgttgctaaactaaaaaagaaagtttttgtggaaagtttggatcaattccaaaGCTTAGAAggacgcgaaaaggtaagaaatgttctTGCAATGAACCTGCGTCTGTATGACCACCAGGTTACACAACATCACATCTTCATCGctggattttctcccttttttcgttCATATTTCgttcttccaaacttttggagtttaacaaatttagtaaaacaattattccattcacacttgttggatatgagactggttataccatctcacatccaacacacgctcatggaataataatgttaattacTCTGTCTGAcgtcagacaattttacttgcaAATGTCAATAGGGGGACGGTTTAGGAGTCGATGGTTTATAACACAtcaaatcttaaaaaaaaaaccccttaaATTAGTGGGAGaagaccagggcccggttgtttgaaagccgattaacgctaatcccagattaaaaattaaccaaggagtttatttctctacttccaaatgctgttaaacgctgatattcagcaaaactttacattagaagaagtcaatcttgaaaaacagaaataagcaaaagaaactttcaccaaaaagttgaaaacatgaaacaaaactttacgctaatcctggattaagtcaatcagctttcgaacaaccgggccctgaaggTTAAATTCAAGGGCAGGGTTGAAAAGTCAAAAATGAACTGCACAAAACAAGTTCAGCCAGTGGTGAGATTGGgactataattattatataatattaaataaaagaagaagaaatcattTTACATGCTCaagtaaaattgaaaaaaagaggaTAACACCACCCACACCCTCATTATTTATAGACTGCATTCCCAATTACATGTACAGGTACAGTATATCATTTGCAATTTACGTGTAAAAGATTTACAAAGAAATTCTTCtcacttgtttctttttatactGTGATAAAATCTTCCGTAAAGCTTCAAGCCAATCACAGGACTCAGAGAGTTCAAAGCAAGATTCTGTATACAATGTCAGCTTGCTGTGGTAAAAAATAGTTTGAAGAGTTTCTTTAGCTAAACGCAGACCACACAAAAGCTCGCTAATTTGTGGAATATCAAGCCAGTGTAAATTTCCATTCAGTACAATTTGACAGGTCaacattataaattattatgggGTTTAGAGAAAATTAAGTCACTTTTAGTATAAAATGGAACAAAACTTGCAATGGCAGAAGTGGagtgttaagtatttatgagtcaatgagtcaatgagtcaatgagtcaatgagttagtgcagttaattaaaccataaaatgaaagctaaaatttcagagagtgcttaggcctaatcactgaaacgagggcttaggcttaatcaacaaattattgctatattgactgtgagtccattgactcatgactcattgactcataaaacatgcgttctcgcAGAAGTGATGTTCACCTTAAAGCTCTGCACACATTCCACACAACATCATTGTCTGATAAATATGGTCCTAGAACAATCGAGAGGTTTCTGATAACTCCACTACTGAGAAAAATCTCTTTTGCACCAGTAACATCAGCTAGATTCCTAAGAGCTCCAGTCACCTGCGGAAATAGACAAGATCTTATTTCCACCATTGCCAGATGGTCACTCAGAGCAATTAGACACACACTCTTAAAATTAATCACGTGACAAATTGATAATTGTAGCTGTTGTGGGTGTCAGAAGACACAAGGATGTAATATCGGTAGTATAATATTACGTATAAAAAGATCCTAGACCTCAGGGAACCTTGGTGGGTTGAGCATGGTTCAAGACGGTCAAGTGAGAGGGGAAACAATTAGGAAAGAGGGACCTCGATCTACTGTACATCTCAGTGATAGatgagaaaggaaaggaaaagaactttatttatgtgtttagtcattctagtgctggagcatgaattggggacaccgtaaattgaaattaacactAGGCGTGAATCAAGTCAAATCATTACTATGctgctttttgaggagaggggaaaaccagagtacccactgggaaaaacctctcgttgCAGAGTgtagaaccaacaaactcaacccacatatgacacagagtatgggaatcgaacctggccCACATTGCTGGGAGgctagtgctctcaccactgcaccatccctgcaccagaagcaataacttatttatttcacttaccTGAACAAGCAAACTGGTAAACTGGGAACTTCCTTTCATGGACATCAGCACCTAatagaaaataataaattgttatATTTAGACTTAGTTTCTATGTCCACAGATGACTGTGTTGGTGTTTTGCATTATGAAAGACAACAACAAGTCCCTTAGAGCATTGAACTATTTTTATCTATCAAAAATATGAGACATTTACAGCACACATCAAACTTGATAAAATTCAAATTTACTGATATCAAAGAGCAAACACCTATTGTTGgcttaatttttaaactttggcATGTCAAAATgttaaatatgttgtttgtttgcctgtttacatgtatatttcacTAGCTAAGATTACTTTAAACGTATGATAATTACACATTcatgaagtttgtttgttatttatttgtttgagcaggttgaagttttggcagctattcagctgatgtggacctgctatacccacccacccatatactcacagaggacagccacaacactgggaacttcatcccctactccactcgaatagtgtgtgggttctttaacgtcccacagggaactaatgaacatggaagatatttgtgagacggggccttaGCGACTGAGCTTTTGCTTCAAATTTGTTGCAAACTCTTGCTCTTGGATTTGCAAACTTTTCACGTATAGACGGTTTTTGTGTACAAAGTAGGGCCATTAATTAAATCTCGGAACTAGTATtttatattaaatgaaaggttttaCCATTGAACCCacaggaactcggaaaaatccgagccccagatgggattcgaacccacgaccctccgtgatcaaGTCAGATGCCCTAACCACTGACTTGTCTCGCACAAATATCCCTTTTTACCCCAAAATGCCACCggttgactctgtagctgcgtgtaTGGTTGATTGTCTTGTTTAAGTGAATGTGTTTATTTCTGAGACCTTTTCATTGAATGGGATATTGCCTCATTTAAATGACAAACTTACATCTTTACTTATTGCATCAAGAATTTGGGCTAAGCCCTCTATTCCTTCCAGAGAGACCAGCTCTTTCTGAGTTGTGGGATTGTTACTTGAGAGATGTTTTATGGCTCCTGCTGTATACACCATGGCATCATGATGGCTGCCGATTTCACAACTCTTCATAGTGTCTATTAGACACCCTGGAACataaaacaaggaaacaaaaccGTATGAAATAGAAAGAAAGCAAACAAGAATTAGTCTGGTGTCCTCTGTGCGAAATTTGACTGTGTGTGTGGGACAAGATTTGAAACAGTTCCTGTTTTGAGACTACTTTCTTGCTGTTTCCTGTGAAGAGTTTGCCATTGCTGTAAGCCAATGTCTTTTGAGTTATCTTCTCATGTTCCCATTTTGTTACTGGTTTTGGCTCAGATCGATCCCCCTTTCTTAAAAGGCGGCATTGcatctctgttttttctttctttgcgagTCTTTTCAATTCCTCTGTTTCTCTATAGATATCTATTTAATTTAAGCTATTGCATTTGTGTGAGTCTACCAATTTATCACTGATGTATTCACCACAAGTGGCTCTGGTGTCTATATGTGAAGAAATTAAACTTTGGACCAAGAGGGGTGGGGTAGGATAGAGGTACCTGGTAATGGGGAAGATCAGGGAGAGGTAGGAGACGTAGAATGGAAGAAAGGAATATCGCACTCTTTTTTTAGATCGCCCAAAAAAAAGGgaagcccctgttttttaactacaccccaaaaaaGGAGAATCCCATTTTTTGACAGTTgatattttgtaccagttcaaaattTAAAGGAGTTGTACCCACAGTCAAAACTGAACTACAACAAAAAGTcatagccaactagcttgcctccggccaactgggattcttaacagttgttgttgaatgttctgttctgtcgtgattgcaTTCATTTgccctgaaaagctcctatggggattggtcaattaagtataATAATTAAGTATAATATGTATGTATGCAATGCACCCATGAGAAAAATGATAGGCTACATGTAGTTGCCTGGCAACAGGCAAAAAGAGAACTGAAAACCCTAACCCTCTGATTattcagttgtccttttgcaAGCCTGTTGCCAGGAAATTAGCTCATCATCTTTTTCATGGGGACATTACACTTTGTAGACTATTAAAACACTAAATAGTTGCATTTGAATTTGAGGCACATGACATTGTAAAGCCCACACACCAGCAGATAAACAACaacctacaatcctggacagAATTGGTGAGACACTTTCTATTTATTTTTCCCTGTCTAAAGAAtttatttcaatgaaataaatctTCCAGTTAAGAACGCCCCTTTCCCACACAAACAAATTATGTTGTGCGATATCTCAGTTATTTGCGCTTCTCCACAAACAACACTGCTTTGGgtggggaaggggaaggggtATTTAAGGGCTAAACTTTGTCCAGGATTGTGGCTCCCCATGACTTTCTTGTAGCTCAATGGCTGAAGCATCCGATCAGTGTTATGGAGGTTGTGTAGGTTCAAATCTTAATCtgatttttaaataattatagTATTATTATTGTCCTTCTACCCATTGCCTGCCAACTACAGGAAGGTTGTTGCCCTATACTCATTTTAAATACAAGTTGGATCTTCGTAACAGCTTCACTGAAGGTGACTGGGAATTTTATAAGATACCTACACCATACCCAGTAAGCATGTGGACATAGACAGATTGCCATACACGTACATAGTACAGTACTTAAGGCCAGAAAAGAGAATTCATTCATCAAAGAGAGCACTTGTAAGATGAATATGAAAATACAAACATCAAAAAGACACTGTCTTACCAAGTATGTTCTCCTCCAAGAACAGCTGATCATTTTCCTCTGTTTTGGCCACTCTGTACACAACCATGCAAATGTTCGTTAAATTATTTCCAGTTACTTTCATCTGTAGAAGAAGAACAAAATGGTGAGGATCACATCTCAAAGACATAATAAACTTACAACCCAGTTAGACAACATAGTCCTAATTAGATTGTCTTCTCCCcaggggggggggactcccatataagaagggcaggggggggggggggggcgtacattttaggggttaaaaaagtgGATTTGAAACCTGTTAGGGTGTTCAGCCACAAAAGGACCACAGCGGGAGCGGGTCTTCTCTTGTTAAGCCCATGACTCCTGGGAGTCGCAGGGACTTAACAGATTAAtttttactgtctaatgcccgacgattttacttgtcaactgggagCATCCTAGGGTTCCTGAGGGGTCAATGGGTCGATTTATGTTCTTAAATTACAATTCTATAAAATCCAAAGGAAATGTCACCATACTGTACAGTCCTACCAGGGATGCAATGATATGTTAGTGGTTTTAAAACATCACACTGTAGAGGCATGTGTTAATTTAATGACACAATCCATTCTTGTTGAAAATTCTGACATAGAGATAGATATTGTATTATTACCTTTTCCAATGTAGAGAGGAAAAAGCATAGGATATCATAGAGGAGTGAAGAGTGAATTCAGTTTGTTGGAGTCTTCTATCTTTTCACAATTACATGCATGCACAATTTTGAGATCCATTACGAACTGTCCTGTTTAATCTAAGTATTAATTaaaagtattttttaaaattacttacAGGTATGTCCAACAAGAAGGTAAGCTAGGGTTAGTGTTATTTTCAGGTTAGGATAAATTAATGCTGCTGCTTATTTTTACTCACGGAGTTGAGGTTAGGGGACATTTTTGAgatattaacaataataatgttaattaataataataataataataataataataatattattattattattattattactattattattattattattattattattattattattaagtgaagctatgatcctcgcagttatgaacccaATTTTCTCAATTGactgtgtagagaagcctgaaaaattcaagacttgaaTGTGATTTTAACCTGTGACCTTGTGATGCCGGTGCGGCGCTCTAAACAAATGAGCTATGAATCAAGCCATTGATGTTGGGAGCTGCAAGGATCATaggttcacttgatttcatatccgaagttcaatatatgattcatttcatacatatGTATCACTtcgttcattattattattagcagtaTTCCCAGGCACTTCATGATGCTCATCAAAATCATTGTACCTctaatcatcatcataatcaataACACaacaatatcatcatcatcatttttgtATCATATACTTACTGAAAGAATCAATCTGCCAAGTCTGAGAAGCAACCTTGGTTCACTAAGATCCAAAAACCTAAAAACTGTCCTTAAGATCTCCCCTCTCCTTCGTGCAGAAAAGCTCCCACTAGCCTTTCCAATGAGCCCTTTCTTTTCCAGCACACTCCATAGTTTTAAACAATCATGACAGAGCTCTGTAACATTTTTCTCTGCAAATCTCTGCTCCATTTGAGACAACAAAGGTTTCACATTGTCTTCATAGTAAATAACGAGCTCATCCTTcagtttttcttcctctttcttcTTCCGTTTATCGCCACTCCCAGCCCTGTCACCAGCTTTTTTGGACCTTTCTGCAGTTGTTGATCCCCGGTCACTGTTTTGATCGCCATGCTCAAGAGGGCTGCTCTTGACACGATGAAGGGCATTGACCGGTTGACTTCGTTCCTTAGGCCCACTTCTTACTCTCCTTGCTCCAGCATTGTCCCTAGGAACAGTAGGGGGTGCTGGAATTGCCTCTGCAGAATTCCGCCGCAAAGGATTCGCCAGAGTCTTGGATGGTGATCCTCTTTTAGGAGGAGAGGGACAAAGATCAGTTTGACCATCTTTCTCACCTTGATTAATGGCAACATCATGAAGCTTTTGATTGAGTTGATCTGCATTCAACTCCTCATAAGAACCAGAAGAGGGCGATGTCCGTAAAGGCCTACGGCTTTTTCCAGGGACCTGAGGAGTcagcaacagcaaaaaaaatacatttttgtaaacaaaaaatgtcACTATGTGTCCACCTACAACCCCAGTAATGCATTCTAAGAGCCCAGTTATTATTCTAATTAATGGAAAAAAAGGTAGTCTTGAAGAGTACAAGTCTTGTATTAGCTAAGGCTCTACTTGGGGTTTATTTGGTTATCAGGTTGTTCGCAGCTAAGTACTGATAGTGATTCTGAAACTGTCCTCCATAAAAACTATTATTGGAACAGCCTGCCATTATGGCTGCCATCATACATTACATGAAAACCAAATTGGATGATTTATCAGATTTTTCTGTCCTCTTTAGttgatgcaaattaatttaacTTGattaccaataataataataataataataataataatactactactactactactactactactaataataataataataataataatactgggAATGGCGAGGATTTTGAGGAGGGTGTTGAAGAtctagagaaagaagaaaactcTAAGGGACCTTTGGTCATGGGCTATGACCCGCTCCCTTAGGAAGCAAACCGGAAAAAAGATCATCCAGTTCACAATGAtgaattgatgatgatgatgatgatgatgatgatgatgatgatgatgatgatgatgataagctGTAGCATATCTCCACTGGACAATATTATGCAAGCACTATGACATCAAAGTGCAAGATAACTACATGTACCATGAACACGAACCAGCTACAGTGACAGAAAACCAAGGAGTAACTACATTCTTGGACAAGTCAATCCAAACTGACAAGGAGATAAAAGCAAACAGACCAGACATAGTGGTGAAAGATAGGAAACATAGGAGCTGCCCGTTCATTGATATGTCTATCCCTACAGAAAGGAACACCTCTTTAAAAACAGTAGAAAAGCTCTCAAAGTATAAAGATCTTGATAGAAATTGAGGAATGaaaacagcaactgctccaGTGATCATTGGTGCTCTCGGGCTTATCAAGAAGGGAACAGAAAACTACATCGGCAAGATCCCAGGCAATATCAGAATAACAGAGCTACAGAAGATTGTACGCCTTGGAACTGCTCACATACTTAGGAGGACTCTATCCATCAAGTAATCCAGAAGACTTATGACTGCCCTATAAAGCTCATGGATTGAACTCGGCACCATAAGTAAAAAGAACAAGACTTTAAGGATTCTACTGAATGATGAtcataacaacaataataataataataataataataataataataataattaacaattattgacctTATTCTCACTGTTGACCTTATTCTCACTGTTCTTTtgatcaactaaagatgtcgaatcattctctgacagctcggggaagcgatctgccattttctcacaagagaGTGATGTCAACTGcacatgagcagaatattatttgcagcaaaacacttatttgtggGCTcttggccaatgaaaaggaaggacaaaatacattgaatgataataatatatattaacaaaagaaatgtatgtttgAAGTGCAGGTTTTAGATGAAAGAACTGAGTGATTCTCGCACTTGACTGGACAAATTACATGAAAGCAGTTTATTGtcactttatagacacctgaaaaattcaagtggcttcatagctcagttggtagagcacaGTGCTCACCCACGTCAAATAGGTCattggttcaaatcctgttgaagGCTGCATGAATTTTCAAGGTGTctataaagtgacaattgcttaaattgtctagttgaGTGTGAGGAACACTCagttcttaataataataatacattgcTAGGTACATGTAGtatatattattatcattatgataAAAGTTATGATTCACTAACTTGATGATAGCTAGCCTCATAGCAACCACCATCACAGCCTTAAAAACAcccaaacaatatttttactgCATGCTTACCACACCAGATGGCGGTACAGGTAAAACAGGCTCAATGCCTGGAATCTGAGGAGCATTTTCAATGGGTGTTAGCCTTCTTCCTGACGCAGGGCGTGACGATTCTCCCTCAGACTGATAGCTACCTAAgctgataaaaatgaaatattaaaaACAATTAACCTGAATTAATTAGTCATTTGTAGATTACACTGACCAGAACTGTTGGTTTATAATAAAAATTGTATGAGTTAGATTAGTTTGTTCAGTTTAATTGTTGATTGACCTTTTTGATGTGTGATGGCCTACAGTCATCTTTCACATAGAAAATCGTAATTTGAGCTTTGTCACCCACGCTATTCAGTGTTACttataaaaattaaataaagctGTATTACTATTACCATTATCATAATGTAACCATCATATTAGCTACAGCTGTAAGCTTAATTATGTATGAAAGTGTACTGAGAGTTTTTTTAATTAACCAGACCGACATAGGGCATCGATATGTCCCACAGCAAAGCATGGCAATTTGGACAGCTGAGGCGGCAACACAGTCGATAAAACACTTAAGCTTAATTAAACCAACAACAGAATTAAGTAAATAACCGCCTTAAGTTATGTTAATTTGGTGGCCTGTCAAATGATTGATAAGTGTAAACTTTACCTGAACGCAGATGGCGGTCTACCTTCGTATGGTCTTGAGCACGACCCTCCAAATAGAGTTCTGTTGGATTCAACTGGAGTAAAAGGCCTTTTTGTGTTCACAGGACGGATAGAAGATCTGGCTTCTGAAACGATGTTTGCGCTTGTCGGACCTTCTGTCTCGTAAAAGGGACGGCTAGAACCTTTCTCAGCTTTGCGCGATTTCGGCGGTCGAGGAGGATCCATTACCCAAAAGAACCCACAGCTACATTATTATGTCTTTATGAAGTAGACACAACAATACCCACATCGTTCCACAAAGGATCTACCATTAGATTTTCCAAGGTTACAGCGTTCTTCGTTCCCAAGAACACCGTGAGAGAGAAGAAGAGTGACTCGTTTTCGTGCAGGCCTCGCTCCCGCACAAACTATACGAGAGTAACAAATGCAGTACCGAGGAAATCCGAAGATCAAACGAAGACAATACGAGTATGACACGGCAGTGACCACGGCAGTGAATAAGATCTCGGTCAGCGGTAATAAATTGATTCGAGTTTCTAAAATGGCGGGATCGTGTGGTTCATTTAGACAACTCGAAGATAAGCCCTGTTCGGCAGAGATTATTAATCAGAAATGGTCGCCAAAAATGGATTTACTTGCTCTTGTCACTGCCGATGGAGAGGTGTGGCTGCAGAGACTATCGTGGAAGCGAGTGTGGTCGATTTCTGTCTCAGAAACCAGTCGTGCCCTTCTTGTCTCCTGGAGACCGGATGGCAAGATCTTGGCTATCGCGTTTAACGATGGTAAAATCAAACTGATAGACATTGAAAATGCTGAATGCGTTCATCAAGCACAAGTGCAAACGGTTCCTGCTTCCTTGGATTGGACTGAGCAGCAAAGTAACGATGCAGCGGAACTTAAGGATACAAGGATTTTCTTTGAAAAGTCAAATCTATATCTCCCCTCTCTTTCCCACCTCCCCAAATCCACCGGTGCATTATTCTCAAAGGAAGCTTCACAGGAAGAATCAGATGACCCAAAGAAGCTCAAGTCTTTGTCGAAAGAGTTGAACGTGTTGATTGTTGGTGACATCTgtggaaaaatatatttgtttctttatggCATTTTCTTGTGCGCTGTAGTGAATACTTCTGATTCCTTTCAAAAGCAGAAACACTCTGATTGTCAAGTAATAAGTGCCACAGTCTCAAATGATTTGAAGGCACTTTCAGTAGTTGTCAAGACAGTTGTCAACAGTTCAGACCTACAGCCAGTTTATCTCATGTTGTACGAGACAGGTCTTGTATCCTCAAGGCAACGTGAACTTGGAGTTATTTCGAAGAAAGTCGCTGAAGTCACCAGTTTAATGGAATATTTTGATAATACATTGCAGGCCATGTCAGACGCTTGGGAAGACATTCTTCTTGAAATGGGAACCAAGTTGACAGAGTTTGCTGCAGAACGAGTGACCGCAGGATCAAGTGTTAGCAGCGAATTCCTAACCTTGCTCACTCGTGGTGTTACAAGTCCTGAACTGCAGTCCTTCTTGATTCATGATCTTACAGAAAAAGGTCTCAAGAAGCTGGGAAATAGCATTGAGAATTCATACACAAGTATACAAAATCTCGCCCAGAAGCACTTGAACTGTGTTACACAATCTCTTCTATATCATATAACTGAAA encodes:
- the LOC137996735 gene encoding armadillo repeat-containing protein 2-like isoform X2, with protein sequence MDPPRPPKSRKAEKGSSRPFYETEGPTSANIVSEARSSIRPVNTKRPFTPVESNRTLFGGSCSRPYEGRPPSAFSLGSYQSEGESSRPASGRRLTPIENAPQIPGIEPVLPVPPSGVVPGKSRRPLRTSPSSGSYEELNADQLNQKLHDVAINQGEKDGQTDLCPSPPKRGSPSKTLANPLRRNSAEAIPAPPTVPRDNAGARRVRSGPKERSQPVNALHRVKSSPLEHGDQNSDRGSTTAERSKKAGDRAGSGDKRKKKEEEKLKDELVIYYEDNVKPLLSQMEQRFAEKNVTELCHDCLKLWSVLEKKGLIGKASGSFSARRRGEILRTVFRFLDLSEPRLLLRLGRLILSMKVTGNNLTNICMVVYRVAKTEENDQLFLEENILGCLIDTMKSCEIGSHHDAMVYTAGAIKHLSSNNPTTQKELVSLEGIEGLAQILDAISKDVLMSMKGSSQFTSLLVQVTGALRNLADVTGAKEIFLSSGVIRNLSIVLGPYLSDNDVVWNVCRALSKLTLYTESCFELSESCDWLEALRKILSQYKKKQELVVRVCFILGNLTSKSDRVRKAIYLDDSFMDVLVSVMQTYFNLELEVLRNGSSHEEKRVNGETKGPNRNEDVLIKGIRVIANLSINEEAGAGIAANEPLIDLLIQILDIKDAVNNEELVLNTVATLNNLSFYNDDDSVVQQRQVEITEILISLLMPENMDAMVEASRVFGNFSRSQKVREVLAEHKVDEIMIALLDAGERETVFTVCGVLINLMSDEQLKPKLKEEDGIKKLVDVLRDFGKHDWQLSSMVCQILWNYSDKITNSTAMFGEQETLELIDILTQYLDEDTALDPSELEAAESNIPEVLRDTWEGQFVPVAQHLLQRLKSHHTDLVPLESPS
- the LOC137996735 gene encoding armadillo repeat-containing protein 2-like isoform X1, which encodes MDPPRPPKSRKAEKGSSRPFYETEGPTSANIVSEARSSIRPVNTKRPFTPVESNRTLFGGSCSRPYEGRPPSAFSLGSYQSEGESSRPASGRRLTPIENAPQIPGIEPVLPVPPSGVVPGKSRRPLRTSPSSGSYEELNADQLNQKLHDVAINQGEKDGQTDLCPSPPKRGSPSKTLANPLRRNSAEAIPAPPTVPRDNAGARRVRSGPKERSQPVNALHRVKSSPLEHGDQNSDRGSTTAERSKKAGDRAGSGDKRKKKEEEKLKDELVIYYEDNVKPLLSQMEQRFAEKNVTELCHDCLKLWSVLEKKGLIGKASGSFSARRRGEILRTVFRFLDLSEPRLLLRLGRLILSMKVTGNNLTNICMVVYRVAKTEENDQLFLEENILGCLIDTMKSCEIGSHHDAMVYTAGAIKHLSSNNPTTQKELVSLEGIEGLAQILDAISKDVLMSMKGSSQFTSLLVQVTGALRNLADVTGAKEIFLSSGVIRNLSIVLGPYLSDNDVVWNVCRALSKLTLYTESCFELSESCDWLEALRKILSQYKKKQELVVRVCFILGNLTSKSDRVRKAIYLDDSFMDVLVSVMQTYFNLELEVLRNGSSHEEKRVNGETKGPNRNEDVLIKGIRVIANLSINEEAGAGIAANEPLIDLLIQILDIKDAVNNEELVLNTVATLNNLSFYNDDDSVVQQRQVEITEILISLLMPENMDAMVEASRVFGNFSRSQKVREVLAEHKVDEIMIALLDAGERETVFTVCGVLINLMSDEQLKPKLKEEDGIKKLVDVLRDFGKHDWQLSSMVCQILWNYSDKITNSTAMFGEQETLELIDILTQYLGDKGLYSNGHLVLDGHSSNSVHFWTYYEDTALDPSELEAAESNIPEVLRDTWEGQFVPVAQHLLQRLKSHHTDLVPLESPS